Proteins from a genomic interval of Symmachiella macrocystis:
- a CDS encoding tetratricopeptide repeat protein, whose product MTEVVSELREAFDRHQAGDLAQAERLYRAVLQDNPTHGEALHLLGVLAHQSGNATAAVELIGRAVQHADPPRAMMYSNLGAAHQATGDFDTAIKHYRRAVQLQPDFADAQHNLATAFAAQGNHDQAVIAYQQLLTTHPQHRAGWTNLGKSLQNLKRYEEAAQCHRSVLENHPDDCEAWLNLGVVQASLGQQDAAAEYFAQVLKRAPQHALAHFNLGRIRQDQGRLEDAVSHYRQAVQCDTAYVDAWNNLGVSLKSLQQFAEAETCFRNIVKLSPNSAIAHFNLGNVLRAQDRFQEAAESYRRGLQFDPQHVESYINLGTALTSAGDFTVAEDSYHTALQVCPQSIEVHLNLASVLQLQGRMDEAAAVYERAEKIDPTCEAVKSSALMLPLYQPEITQTEILRRHCEWGARLAHLSATDSSFSHDRDPQRRLQIGYVSPDFRMHPVGFFMESILRNHDRERFDVTCYAEHRDDDSVTDRLRPLPQCWRTTCGQTVDAVVRMIRDDQIDILIDLAGHTSGNRLAIFARRPAPVQMTYLGYGTTTGLAAIDYRITDAIADPPGETHRHPEELLRVPGGILCYSPPPNAPEVVSLPALQSGQVTFGSFNKLSKLSKPTLDVWAAVLRAVPASRLILKNRSFANDTVCARYVAEFAARNIDVDRIELIGPTASITEHLALYGRVDVALDPFPYNGATTTCEALWMGVPAISLRGNAFVERMTASLLTTVGLTEFIVESPEEYVAAACRWAASIQQLAELRQQLRIMARDSPLCDEPAYVRGLEDQYQAAWQRWCATPDACSSNVV is encoded by the coding sequence ATGACCGAAGTGGTTTCAGAATTGCGTGAAGCGTTTGACAGGCACCAGGCTGGTGACTTGGCGCAAGCGGAACGTCTGTACCGGGCGGTCTTACAGGACAATCCCACACACGGCGAAGCACTACATTTGCTGGGCGTGCTCGCGCATCAAAGCGGTAACGCCACAGCTGCCGTGGAATTGATCGGACGCGCGGTACAACATGCTGATCCGCCGCGGGCGATGATGTACAGCAATCTCGGCGCCGCGCATCAGGCAACCGGCGATTTCGATACGGCGATCAAACACTATCGCCGCGCCGTGCAATTACAGCCTGACTTTGCCGATGCTCAACACAATCTCGCTACTGCATTTGCGGCGCAAGGCAATCACGATCAGGCCGTCATTGCCTACCAACAATTGCTCACAACCCATCCCCAACATCGCGCCGGTTGGACGAATCTCGGCAAATCACTCCAAAACCTGAAGCGGTATGAAGAAGCGGCGCAGTGTCATCGATCGGTGCTCGAAAACCATCCCGACGATTGTGAAGCGTGGCTCAATCTGGGAGTGGTACAGGCATCGTTAGGGCAGCAGGACGCGGCAGCGGAGTATTTCGCTCAAGTGTTGAAGCGCGCACCGCAACATGCGCTGGCACACTTCAATCTGGGGCGGATCCGTCAAGACCAAGGCCGACTCGAGGACGCAGTCTCGCACTATCGTCAAGCGGTCCAATGCGACACGGCCTACGTCGATGCGTGGAACAATCTCGGCGTGTCGCTGAAATCACTACAACAGTTTGCTGAAGCCGAAACATGCTTCCGGAACATTGTGAAATTATCACCCAACTCAGCAATAGCCCACTTCAATCTAGGCAACGTGCTACGCGCGCAAGACCGTTTCCAGGAAGCGGCCGAAAGTTATCGCCGCGGATTGCAGTTTGACCCACAGCATGTCGAGTCCTACATCAACCTGGGAACAGCTTTAACGTCGGCCGGAGATTTCACCGTTGCAGAAGATTCCTACCACACAGCGCTGCAGGTCTGTCCACAATCGATCGAGGTGCATCTGAATTTGGCCTCCGTCCTGCAACTGCAGGGACGTATGGACGAAGCTGCGGCGGTCTATGAACGTGCGGAGAAAATTGATCCGACCTGTGAGGCCGTCAAGAGCAGTGCCCTCATGCTGCCGTTGTATCAACCGGAAATCACGCAAACAGAGATTCTTCGTCGACATTGCGAATGGGGCGCACGGTTGGCTCACCTCTCCGCAACGGACTCGTCGTTCAGCCACGATCGTGATCCACAACGCCGCCTGCAGATCGGTTATGTCTCGCCCGACTTTCGTATGCATCCGGTTGGATTTTTCATGGAATCGATCCTGCGAAACCACGACCGGGAACGTTTTGACGTGACCTGCTACGCCGAACATCGCGACGACGATTCTGTGACGGACCGTCTGCGGCCTTTGCCCCAATGCTGGCGAACGACTTGTGGGCAAACGGTTGACGCTGTGGTGCGGATGATTCGCGACGATCAAATCGATATTCTCATTGACCTAGCCGGTCACACGTCGGGCAACCGACTGGCGATCTTCGCCCGTCGTCCCGCGCCGGTGCAGATGACCTACTTGGGATACGGGACCACCACCGGATTAGCGGCGATCGATTACCGGATCACCGACGCCATCGCCGACCCGCCCGGAGAAACTCACAGACACCCCGAAGAACTTCTGCGCGTTCCCGGCGGAATCCTCTGTTATTCACCGCCGCCGAATGCCCCCGAAGTCGTATCGCTGCCGGCACTACAGAGCGGACAGGTTACGTTCGGTTCGTTCAACAAACTGAGCAAACTGAGCAAACCGACCCTCGACGTCTGGGCAGCCGTCCTGCGTGCGGTACCCGCGTCTCGACTGATTCTCAAAAACCGTTCATTCGCCAACGACACCGTCTGCGCACGTTATGTCGCGGAATTCGCAGCACGGAACATTGACGTCGACCGCATCGAACTGATCGGCCCCACGGCATCAATCACCGAACATTTGGCGCTCTATGGTCGTGTCGATGTGGCATTGGATCCGTTTCCATACAACGGGGCGACGACAACTTGTGAAGCGTTATGGATGGGAGTCCCTGCGATTTCTCTCCGCGGCAATGCCTTTGTCGAGCGGATGACGGCGTCGTTGCTGACGACTGTTGGTTTGACCGAGTTCATTGTCGAGTCGCCGGAAGAATACGTCGCCGCCGCATGTCGCTGGGCAGCGTCGATACAACAATTAGCGGAGTTGCGACAACAACTACGCATCATGGCGCGCGATTCCCCACTGTGCGATGAACCGGCCTACGTGCGTGGATTGGAAGATCAGTATCAAGCAGCCTGGCAACGGTGGTGCGCGACACCGGATGCGTGCTCGTCGAATGTGGTCTGA
- a CDS encoding tetratricopeptide repeat protein, which translates to MDGQPVTIQAAVALHQAGAWDRAAQAYAQILSVDPQNADALHLTGVIAHQRGEYEDAIQWIQRALELRPQNATFHNNLGNALQAVRRYDAAEQHFQTALEISPQSVDARFNLGALRQEQGQWNAALADFAAVVRQHPGMAKAYYRLGMIFKRQGQLTEAVRCLSEALVHDPDFDEAALLLAISHRAAGRIPEALEQFQRLCKKSPQQIDAHFELAATLLDCGRFDEAIEQLSNVIQRAPEHARAHHHLGIAHLRLLHLTEAEACFREAVRLRPDFAMAHNSLGSLLRERGELSAAADCFSESIRLLPQAAEPRANLAGILQLQGRPTEAIAAYRSALQIDDSSARIHSNLLMTLHYDPELSVEEIFEEHQRWSRRHVVPTGATPRLKNNPLQSRPLRIGYLSADFRAHSVASFIEPLLKAHDRRAVHVSCYSDVTAPDAITARLKAHADTWRDVQGKTDQEVLKMIVDEEIDILVDLAGHTGGNRLQVLAQRAAPVQITHLGYGGTTGIPAIDYRLTDVVADPPGESRRHVEELAYLRSGIFCYAPPANAPPVAPAPCLANGYVTFGSFNNLAKINSGVVKLWAAILRDAPTSRLIMKSHSFIDAATREDFLQRFSQHGIDTARLDLLGQVAKLQEHLELYGRIDIALDSFPYTGATTTCESLWMGVPVVTLRGNQYVGRLSASLLTQIGCPELIAETPQAYQEITRTLAENMPRLGNIRTQLREQMAQSPVCDAVTAATGVETMYRDMWQRWCQGNRKAG; encoded by the coding sequence ATGGATGGACAACCAGTCACAATTCAAGCGGCTGTCGCGCTGCATCAAGCGGGCGCGTGGGACCGCGCCGCTCAGGCGTACGCACAAATTCTGTCTGTCGATCCGCAGAACGCTGATGCGCTGCATCTCACCGGTGTCATTGCTCATCAACGGGGAGAGTACGAAGACGCGATTCAGTGGATTCAACGCGCACTGGAACTGCGCCCGCAGAACGCGACCTTTCACAACAATTTGGGCAATGCACTCCAAGCCGTCCGCCGTTATGACGCTGCCGAACAACACTTTCAAACCGCTTTGGAAATCAGCCCGCAATCTGTTGATGCCCGTTTCAACCTCGGCGCACTCCGCCAGGAACAAGGCCAGTGGAACGCCGCCCTAGCCGACTTTGCCGCGGTCGTTCGCCAGCACCCCGGTATGGCTAAGGCGTATTATCGGCTCGGGATGATCTTCAAACGTCAGGGGCAACTCACCGAAGCTGTGCGGTGCCTCAGCGAGGCATTGGTGCATGACCCCGACTTTGATGAAGCCGCTTTATTACTCGCCATATCGCATCGCGCGGCAGGCCGTATCCCAGAGGCGCTTGAACAGTTCCAGCGGTTGTGCAAGAAATCCCCCCAGCAAATTGACGCCCATTTTGAATTGGCCGCGACGCTCCTCGATTGCGGGCGATTTGATGAAGCGATTGAGCAGTTGAGCAATGTGATTCAACGCGCGCCGGAGCATGCACGCGCTCATCATCATTTAGGGATCGCCCATCTGCGGCTCCTGCATTTGACCGAGGCCGAAGCGTGCTTTCGAGAAGCTGTCCGCTTGCGCCCCGATTTTGCGATGGCTCATAATAGTCTGGGCAGCCTGTTGCGCGAACGAGGCGAATTGTCAGCGGCGGCTGACTGTTTTTCAGAATCGATCCGTTTGCTCCCGCAAGCTGCCGAGCCCCGCGCCAACTTGGCAGGCATACTCCAATTACAAGGCCGACCCACAGAGGCTATCGCCGCCTATCGCAGCGCACTTCAAATCGACGACAGCTCCGCGCGGATTCATAGCAATCTGTTGATGACTTTACACTATGATCCTGAACTGTCCGTCGAAGAGATTTTTGAGGAGCATCAACGTTGGTCCCGACGACACGTGGTCCCGACGGGTGCCACGCCGCGACTGAAAAACAATCCGCTGCAATCACGTCCGCTGCGGATCGGATATCTCTCCGCCGATTTTCGCGCGCATTCCGTCGCCTCTTTCATCGAACCCTTATTGAAGGCTCACGACCGTCGCGCGGTCCACGTGAGTTGTTATTCCGACGTGACGGCTCCCGACGCCATAACTGCCCGGTTAAAAGCCCATGCCGATACCTGGCGGGATGTGCAAGGAAAAACCGACCAGGAAGTTCTCAAGATGATCGTCGACGAAGAGATCGACATCCTCGTCGATCTGGCCGGGCACACCGGCGGCAATCGGCTACAGGTCCTCGCGCAACGAGCCGCACCAGTGCAAATCACGCATCTGGGTTATGGCGGCACAACGGGGATCCCGGCGATCGACTATCGCCTGACCGACGTCGTCGCCGATCCTCCTGGTGAATCGCGGCGGCATGTCGAGGAGTTGGCCTATCTTCGCAGTGGAATCTTTTGTTATGCCCCCCCAGCGAATGCCCCGCCGGTTGCGCCGGCGCCCTGTCTCGCAAACGGCTACGTCACGTTCGGCTCGTTTAACAATCTCGCCAAGATCAACAGCGGCGTGGTGAAATTGTGGGCGGCCATTCTCCGCGACGCGCCGACCAGTCGACTGATCATGAAAAGCCATTCATTCATCGATGCCGCTACCCGGGAGGACTTTCTCCAAAGGTTCTCTCAACACGGAATCGATACCGCGCGGCTCGACCTGCTGGGACAGGTTGCTAAATTGCAAGAACATCTAGAACTGTACGGCCGCATCGATATTGCGTTGGACTCGTTTCCCTATACCGGCGCCACCACGACCTGCGAGTCGCTGTGGATGGGCGTTCCTGTGGTGACATTGCGCGGAAATCAATACGTCGGCCGGTTATCCGCCAGTCTGCTGACGCAGATCGGTTGTCCAGAATTGATCGCGGAGACACCACAGGCGTACCAAGAGATCACCCGCACCTTGGCGGAGAACATGCCGCGATTAGGAAATATTCGCACGCAATTGCGAGAACAAATGGCGCAATCACCAGTCTGTGATGCGGTGACTGCAGCCACGGGCGTGGAGACGATGTATCGCGATATGTGGCAACGTTGGTGTCAGGGCAACCGCAAAGCAGGTTGA
- a CDS encoding O-linked N-acetylglucosamine transferase family protein yields the protein MNENRDLFKVAFDNHQAGRLGEAEGLYRSVLRVDPAHTDALHLLGVVAHQSGRHQLAVELIQQAIAINGNNHLYHSNLGASQLAMGRLSDSILSCRRAVELAPHYVAAQFNLARAYQATGETATAEAGYRRTLQVDPRHAESRLNLGNLLFDRGEIQAAIEEFRASVQCNPNFAYAHYNLGNALLEIGQTDEAIVCLQTTIQLKPDYAEAYNNLGNAYRSRDQLDEALTSFTTACRLNPQHAIAHNNRGSVLQSQGCLAEAFAAYTSSQQIAPADAATHSNALVAANYLAEQSLQELFQRHRAWAEQHAMDCPPRQFRNVADPERRLRIGYASPDFRTHPVASFFLPLLQQHDRTAVEVTCYSNFPRPDRMTAQIEAGADRWRDVRRWSDEQMVQAVVADEIDILVDLAGHTAHNRLQVFAQKPAPVQVSFLGYPNTTGLSTIDYRITDGITDPAGEARSHSETLIPLPGPFCCYAPPKFDVEVCSLPADRKGYVTFGSLHNLAKLNPHVVETWSAVLHRVPQSRLLIARSTLSRSSAARLSAEFVENGIASGRIDFRQLSTTEGGYLRVYDEIDVILDAFPWSGHTTTCEALWMGVPVLTLRGNRHAGRMGASLLTHIGLHEWIAESREDYVSHAARLAAEVASLRRLRGSLRDQLLTSPVCDARRYATNIEEAYRTMWRQWCPAETSFVIDTCEQILR from the coding sequence ATGAACGAGAACCGCGACCTCTTTAAAGTCGCGTTCGACAATCATCAAGCAGGGCGGCTCGGTGAAGCCGAAGGCCTGTATCGTAGCGTGCTGCGCGTTGATCCCGCTCATACGGATGCCCTGCATTTGTTGGGAGTCGTCGCTCACCAATCGGGTCGGCATCAATTGGCTGTGGAATTGATCCAGCAGGCAATTGCGATCAACGGTAACAATCATCTCTATCACAGCAACTTGGGAGCCAGCCAACTGGCCATGGGGCGGCTGAGCGATTCGATTCTCAGTTGCCGGCGAGCGGTGGAATTGGCTCCCCATTACGTGGCTGCACAGTTCAACTTGGCACGTGCTTACCAAGCCACCGGTGAAACCGCAACTGCGGAAGCGGGCTATCGCCGCACATTACAGGTGGACCCACGGCATGCGGAATCGCGGCTGAATTTAGGGAACCTGTTGTTCGACCGGGGTGAGATTCAAGCTGCGATTGAGGAATTTCGCGCGTCGGTGCAATGCAATCCCAACTTTGCCTATGCACATTACAATCTTGGGAATGCCTTACTCGAAATTGGACAGACTGACGAAGCCATAGTCTGTTTGCAAACGACGATCCAACTCAAACCGGACTATGCTGAGGCATACAACAACCTGGGCAATGCCTACCGCAGCCGCGATCAACTCGATGAAGCCCTGACATCTTTCACCACAGCCTGCCGCCTCAACCCCCAACATGCGATCGCGCACAACAATCGCGGCTCGGTCTTACAATCTCAGGGCTGTTTAGCCGAGGCGTTTGCGGCCTATACAAGTTCGCAACAAATCGCGCCGGCCGATGCAGCTACGCATAGCAATGCGCTCGTCGCAGCGAATTACCTCGCGGAGCAGTCACTGCAGGAGCTATTTCAGCGACATCGCGCTTGGGCTGAGCAACATGCGATGGACTGTCCGCCAAGACAATTTCGCAACGTGGCCGATCCTGAGCGTCGATTGCGGATCGGATATGCGTCGCCCGATTTCCGCACGCATCCGGTGGCCTCTTTCTTTTTGCCGCTGCTGCAGCAACACGACCGCACTGCTGTCGAAGTGACCTGCTACAGCAACTTCCCCCGACCGGATCGCATGACCGCCCAGATCGAAGCAGGCGCTGACCGTTGGCGGGATGTGCGCCGTTGGAGCGATGAGCAGATGGTGCAAGCTGTTGTCGCCGACGAGATCGATATCCTGGTCGATTTGGCCGGGCATACGGCCCACAATCGACTGCAGGTCTTTGCGCAAAAGCCGGCGCCTGTGCAAGTTAGTTTTTTGGGATATCCCAACACGACCGGTTTGTCGACGATCGACTACCGAATCACCGACGGGATTACCGACCCTGCGGGCGAAGCGCGGTCGCACAGTGAAACATTAATCCCACTGCCCGGACCGTTTTGTTGTTATGCGCCCCCAAAATTTGACGTCGAGGTTTGCTCGTTGCCTGCGGACCGGAAGGGTTATGTTACGTTCGGGTCGCTACACAACTTGGCAAAACTCAATCCGCATGTCGTCGAAACTTGGAGTGCCGTATTGCACCGCGTACCGCAATCGCGGTTGCTGATCGCCCGCTCCACGTTGTCGCGGTCCTCGGCCGCACGTTTATCTGCTGAGTTTGTCGAAAATGGAATTGCGTCGGGACGGATTGATTTCCGCCAACTCTCCACAACAGAAGGCGGCTACTTGCGAGTCTATGATGAGATCGATGTCATCCTGGATGCGTTTCCTTGGAGCGGCCACACAACCACGTGCGAAGCTCTCTGGATGGGAGTACCGGTGCTCACGCTCCGCGGCAATCGACACGCCGGTCGCATGGGTGCCAGTTTGCTGACGCACATTGGACTCCACGAATGGATCGCTGAATCGCGGGAGGACTACGTGTCTCATGCGGCGAGACTGGCAGCGGAGGTGGCGTCTTTGCGTAGGCTGCGAGGTTCCCTGCGTGATCAATTGTTAACATCGCCTGTCTGCGACGCGCGGCGATATGCCACGAACATTGAAGAGGCCTACCGCACAATGTGGCGGCAATGGTGCCCGGCGGAAACGTCGTTTGTCATTGATACTTGCGAGCAAATTTTACGATGA
- a CDS encoding O-linked N-acetylglucosamine transferase, SPINDLY family protein translates to MALNYKLHAPAANAAADLSGHFLRGNESLAAGDYRQAVECYHQVLAVSPDLAEAHNNLGVALKRQQQFDDAGVAFQRAVAARPDFVDAYVNLGDTLRQLDRLEEARICLQAALDIDPNCPAAYNNLGIVQRRLGDNDAAIQSFQQALRLQPNHASAADNLGNVLAQTNRLEEAEVQFAQAACTDAQALSAHNHMGLLRQRQGRLREAEQEFQTAIQLDASSATAHLNLGVLYLYEGRVKEAQYCFRQTLQLQPQFIKAHSNLLISLGYDPGVDLDELFDEHLRWQQQHAADIPHITTHANSPQPRRRLRIGYISIDFRRHPVASFIEPILKLRNTSEVEVVCYSDVPAPDAVTERLEKLADEWHNVAGMADAELVERIQQDGIDVLVDLAGHTAGNRLLVFAQKPAPVQFSMLGYGNTTGLTTIDCRITDAICDSPEEPCRHTETLVRIPAGSFTFAPPQSAPDVQPPPALKNRYVTFGSCNKLAKIGPDVIAVWAEILAAIPNSRLRLKNGAFGDEKVRQRFHELFRQHHIPAERIQFQGFVESEEEHLAAYHHVDVALDPFPYTGATTTCEALWMGVPVVTLRGANYVGRMSAGILNQTGYGYLTAASKPQYISTAIGIASDVAQLSEIRNDLRQQLQSSSLCQPEPIVAEIESAYRTAWQHWCQTQVAP, encoded by the coding sequence ATGGCGTTGAACTATAAACTACATGCTCCTGCAGCAAACGCGGCTGCTGATTTGTCGGGACACTTTCTGCGCGGCAATGAATCGTTGGCCGCCGGTGACTATCGACAAGCGGTGGAGTGTTACCATCAAGTGCTGGCCGTATCGCCCGATTTGGCCGAGGCGCACAACAATTTGGGTGTTGCCCTCAAACGCCAGCAGCAATTCGATGACGCCGGTGTTGCGTTTCAGCGCGCCGTCGCCGCGCGCCCCGATTTTGTGGACGCTTACGTCAATCTCGGCGACACATTGCGGCAGTTGGATCGCCTGGAGGAGGCTCGCATTTGTCTACAAGCGGCCCTCGATATCGATCCCAATTGCCCAGCTGCGTACAACAATCTCGGCATCGTGCAGCGGCGATTGGGAGACAACGACGCCGCAATCCAGAGTTTTCAACAGGCACTCCGTCTGCAGCCCAATCACGCCAGCGCAGCCGACAACTTAGGGAATGTGTTAGCGCAAACGAACCGCCTAGAGGAAGCTGAAGTCCAATTCGCTCAGGCAGCTTGCACAGACGCGCAGGCACTCAGTGCGCACAATCACATGGGCCTCTTGCGGCAACGACAAGGCCGTTTGCGCGAGGCGGAACAGGAATTCCAAACGGCGATTCAGCTCGATGCAAGTTCTGCGACGGCGCACCTCAACTTGGGCGTGCTCTACCTTTATGAAGGCCGAGTGAAAGAGGCACAGTATTGCTTTCGGCAAACGCTGCAACTCCAACCGCAATTCATCAAAGCCCACAGCAATCTGCTGATTTCGCTCGGATACGATCCCGGCGTCGATCTGGATGAGCTCTTTGATGAACATCTCCGTTGGCAACAGCAACATGCCGCCGATATTCCCCATATCACAACGCATGCAAATTCGCCTCAGCCGCGACGCCGTTTGCGTATTGGGTACATTTCAATCGATTTTCGCCGTCATCCGGTGGCCTCGTTCATTGAACCGATTTTGAAATTGCGTAACACTTCTGAGGTCGAGGTCGTTTGCTATAGCGATGTCCCTGCGCCTGATGCGGTGACTGAACGTTTAGAAAAACTGGCGGATGAGTGGCACAACGTCGCCGGCATGGCGGATGCGGAACTCGTTGAGCGGATTCAACAAGACGGCATCGATGTGCTCGTCGATTTGGCGGGACATACCGCTGGAAATCGACTGCTGGTCTTCGCTCAGAAACCGGCGCCGGTACAGTTTTCGATGTTGGGTTACGGAAACACAACCGGGTTAACCACCATCGATTGCCGCATCACCGACGCCATTTGCGACTCGCCGGAGGAACCCTGTCGGCACACCGAAACGCTGGTCCGCATTCCCGCTGGGAGCTTTACCTTCGCCCCGCCACAATCCGCACCCGACGTACAACCCCCGCCGGCGCTGAAGAATCGTTATGTCACTTTCGGCTCGTGCAACAAGCTCGCAAAAATCGGGCCGGATGTGATCGCCGTTTGGGCCGAAATTCTGGCGGCGATTCCCAACAGTCGCCTACGCTTAAAAAATGGAGCGTTCGGGGACGAGAAGGTGCGCCAGCGATTTCACGAATTGTTCCGGCAACATCACATTCCGGCAGAGCGGATCCAGTTTCAAGGATTCGTCGAATCCGAAGAGGAACACCTAGCGGCGTATCACCATGTTGACGTCGCGCTCGACCCCTTCCCCTACACCGGTGCGACGACCACTTGCGAAGCACTCTGGATGGGTGTGCCCGTGGTCACACTCCGCGGCGCGAATTACGTAGGCCGCATGTCCGCCGGCATTTTGAATCAAACCGGCTACGGATATCTAACCGCTGCCTCGAAACCACAATACATTTCGACAGCCATAGGAATCGCCAGCGACGTCGCCCAACTCAGCGAAATCCGCAACGATTTACGTCAGCAATTGCAATCCTCGTCGCTCTGCCAACCGGAACCGATCGTCGCAGAAATCGAATCCGCATATCGCACCGCCTGGCAACACTGGTGCCAGACACAAGTGGCCCCTTAA
- a CDS encoding tetratricopeptide repeat protein, translated as MLTISKQGTTQRRISNPAELQTAERLCRQILRIEPAQRDAWHLLGIVAHTQGRKGEGVDAIRHAIALPAANSPAPNNEPAAQQTLDRAVKLYRGTLEQDPSSAAVYYELGREQLEVGQCQEAICSLEHALAIRGNWVEAHEALAEAYLKTGHIEQPIDRLQTVNQSDARDANQHYQLGRTHFSQQRLQLADQCFAAALQVDPNHVAAWHDRGAVFLNQGKMAEAQRHFVKTLALNPQHADALCNLGLIHLLANELDTALDYCRRSIKLNPQHANTRNILGNVLRGQGKPGEAVAEFQRAIQLDPACTEAHNNLALSYQTQGRIEEAVAHYRQAVQVRTNCAATHSNLLLSLFYLPENDREAHFHEHRKWAAAHGQCKRVEHYDNSRDPERKLRIGYVSPDFRAHPVGTFIEPILKLHHAADYEITCYSNVTAPDAATARFESLVDRWRITNWQSDDELAATIVADEIDILIDLAGHTAGNRLGLFARKPAPVQMTYLGYGGTTGLETVDYRLTDAVADPAGEPVTHTEQLIRLQHGLLCFQPATAEPPVAEAPLLRNGWITFGSFNNPAKINARTVELWAQVLSEVPTSRFVLKYPTFNDSETADYYRELFARHGIAPSRIDILGGKLPFDEHLAVYGNIDIMLDSLPYTGSTTTCESLWMGVPVLTLCGGSFVERISASILTQLNMPELITTTAAEFVSRATQLAAAPEDLSRIRSAIREEMRASPLCDAIGYTHELETVYRRAWQRWCHHDRQSPQ; from the coding sequence ATGCTGACCATTTCAAAACAGGGCACAACGCAGCGGCGAATTTCGAATCCGGCAGAGCTGCAAACCGCGGAACGACTCTGCCGTCAGATTCTCCGCATCGAGCCTGCGCAGCGCGATGCGTGGCATTTGTTGGGAATAGTCGCACACACTCAAGGCCGCAAGGGCGAAGGCGTTGACGCCATTCGACATGCCATCGCGCTACCCGCAGCGAATTCTCCTGCCCCAAACAACGAACCGGCTGCCCAACAAACGCTTGATCGGGCCGTCAAACTTTATCGGGGCACGTTGGAACAAGATCCGTCGAGTGCGGCGGTCTACTACGAATTGGGCCGAGAGCAACTGGAGGTCGGGCAATGCCAGGAGGCGATTTGCAGCCTCGAACATGCATTGGCGATTCGTGGTAACTGGGTCGAAGCCCACGAAGCGTTGGCTGAAGCCTATCTCAAAACCGGTCATATCGAACAGCCGATCGATCGGTTGCAAACAGTGAACCAGTCCGACGCACGCGACGCGAACCAGCATTATCAACTCGGTCGGACCCATTTCTCGCAGCAACGTCTCCAGTTAGCGGATCAATGCTTTGCGGCAGCACTGCAAGTCGATCCAAATCATGTGGCCGCGTGGCATGATCGAGGGGCCGTTTTCTTAAATCAAGGAAAGATGGCCGAGGCCCAGCGTCACTTCGTCAAGACGCTCGCCCTCAATCCCCAGCACGCCGACGCACTTTGCAATCTGGGGCTGATTCACCTGTTGGCCAACGAGTTGGACACCGCTCTCGATTATTGCCGACGTTCCATCAAATTAAATCCCCAACATGCCAACACGCGCAACATTCTCGGGAACGTGCTCCGTGGACAGGGAAAACCGGGTGAGGCGGTTGCGGAATTTCAACGTGCGATCCAATTGGACCCCGCTTGCACCGAAGCGCACAACAATTTGGCCCTCTCGTACCAAACCCAAGGCCGGATCGAAGAGGCTGTGGCGCATTATCGCCAGGCGGTGCAAGTCCGCACCAACTGCGCCGCCACACACAGCAATTTATTGCTGAGCCTCTTTTACTTGCCGGAGAATGATCGCGAGGCGCATTTTCACGAACACCGAAAATGGGCTGCGGCACACGGGCAGTGTAAGCGGGTCGAGCATTACGACAATTCTCGCGATCCCGAGCGAAAACTCCGCATCGGATACGTCTCACCCGACTTCCGGGCACATCCGGTGGGAACATTCATCGAGCCGATTCTCAAGCTGCACCATGCGGCGGACTATGAAATCACCTGTTATTCCAACGTTACCGCTCCGGATGCAGCGACGGCGCGTTTCGAATCGCTCGTGGACCGTTGGCGGATCACCAATTGGCAGAGCGATGACGAACTAGCCGCGACGATCGTCGCCGACGAGATCGATATTCTCATCGATTTGGCCGGACATACCGCCGGGAACCGACTGGGACTATTCGCCCGCAAACCAGCGCCGGTGCAAATGACGTACTTGGGTTATGGCGGCACGACCGGTTTGGAAACAGTGGATTATCGTTTGACCGACGCGGTCGCTGACCCTGCTGGAGAACCGGTCACGCATACCGAGCAACTCATCCGCTTACAGCATGGGCTATTGTGTTTTCAACCTGCAACCGCCGAGCCGCCGGTTGCCGAGGCGCCGCTCCTGCGCAATGGATGGATCACCTTTGGATCATTCAATAATCCCGCCAAAATCAATGCTAGGACTGTGGAACTGTGGGCTCAAGTTTTAAGTGAGGTGCCGACCTCGCGTTTCGTGTTGAAATACCCGACGTTCAATGATTCCGAAACAGCGGACTATTACCGGGAACTGTTCGCCCGTCACGGGATTGCACCCAGCCGCATCGACATCCTCGGTGGAAAACTGCCCTTCGACGAGCATTTGGCGGTTTATGGCAACATCGACATCATGTTGGACTCGCTGCCGTATACCGGTTCCACCACGACCTGTGAATCGTTGTGGATGGGCGTGCCGGTGCTCACGCTGTGCGGCGGAAGTTTTGTGGAGCGGATTTCGGCTAGCATCCTCACACAATTGAACATGCCGGAATTAATCACAACTACAGCAGCGGAGTTTGTCAGTCGCGCTACACAACTCGCCGCTGCCCCGGAAGATCTGTCGCGTATTCGCAGTGCGATCCGCGAAGAAATGCGCGCCTCACCGCTGTGCGATGCGATCGGTTATACGCACGAATTAGAAACCGTTTATCGCCGGGCCTGGCAGCGGTGGTGTCACCACGATCGACAATCTCCTCAATGA